CCGTATGGAAGCTGCCCGGCTGCCGAGGTGGGGTAGTTTTTTCAAATCTTCCTTTGTGGGAGGTAAATGAAAAACATATGATCCGCATTCGACAATGACGTCGGATTGTTGTGCTGCAAAGCGAGGGTTATCAGAAAAATGAAGTCCAATCTTCTTCGCTTTTCCTTCTTGCATAAGCTTGCTTAATGCTAGCCGTTTTAAATTATATAAATTCTTGGGCTCCAATGCAGTCTTTGCGTGTTTATTGACAATAAATACGGCTTGGGCAAGGGAGTTTATCGAAAACTCATCCCTTTCAGAATGTCCTTTCGTTTGGTTCATTGTGGAAACTCCTTTTCTTAATGAGGTTAGAAGGACGTTATAAACAGATTTCCTTCAGTTAAAACCCGTTTTTTATATATTGGTTGAAATAGAGACGTGTGTGCAACCAGATAGAAAAAAGTGAATAAATACTGCATGTACATCTCTAGGGTATGACCATCATTTCCCAACACTTTACCATCTATTCATTTTCATATTATACCACTTCAAAATATATAGTGAAGTAAAATTCAATCCGAAGCCTTTTGGTCCAAGAAAAAAGAAGGCGCTTATGTCGCCTTCTGTCCAACCCTTATTGTGTGTATATATTGATATTTTCAGATACCGCAGCCTGTGCGCCGAATTGTTGCTGGGGACCCTGAAAGCCTTGATAAGCAGGGTACGCTGGATAAGCGGGGTAAGGAGGGTAAGCGGGCGGGTATGGAGGAGGATATGGAGCATAGACAGGTGGACGGTTATTGAATAGCAACGGTCCAATTGCCAATCCTGCAACAAAAGCTACAGGCGCCAATAGAGGGAAGAAAGGAAAGAAGCGCTCGTCATTCCAATATTCAGGTCCATATTCATTCCCATATGCATTTCTGTAATCGTTCTGTAGCATAATGGTCTGCGGATAGTGGTAGTAAGGAAAATACTGTGTTTGCATAATTTGCCTCCTTTCTCAAATTCTTTACATAGTATGGAATTTTTTAAGAAAAGAGCCTGTTTCATCTTAATCTGTTATAATGAATCTACTTATGAGTAAAATTGGGGGGGACCTTGATGGATCGGTTTAAAAGCTTTCTTGCAGTCGGTTTTGGAGGAGCGGCTGGAGCGATATTGCGATATTGCGTAATCTTGACTGCTGGTCATTCCTTCTTCCCGTTTGGAACCCTCTTAATAAATATAGTAGGCAGCTTTTTACTTGGAATGATCAATGGCTATTTCGCCTCGAAAAAGAAATCGCTTGTTTTTTTAGCGCTGGGCAGCGGGTTTTGCGGCGGTTTCACCACGATGTCCACATTTTCCCAAGAAGTGGTGAATCTACTGCAGACTTCACTGGCATTGGCGGGACTGTATATTGGTGCCACGCTTTTATTTGGTTTGGTTGCTGGTTTCTTCGGACTGGGCCTTTTTAATAGACGGAGAGGTGAGTCCCTTTGATCGAGGTTCTTTCAGTTTTTATAGGAGGCTTTTTTGGAGCGGCCTCAAGATATGTCTTGCAGATTATTTTTAATAGGCTATTGCCAGCCATCTCGATACCCATTAGCATTTTACTGATTAACCTTATAGGTTCCTTTGGGCTCGGACTGGCGTTGCCACAGAAAGAAAGCTGGTCTTTATCTTTGCAGGTTTTTCTGACAATAGGTTTCCTGGGTGCTTTTACGACCTTTTCAACATTCAGCATGGAAACACTTGAACTTATTAGGAAACACCGTTATATAGATAGCCTTATCTATATAACGGTATCTGTTTTAGGGTGTATCGGAACTTTCCTGTGCGGCTATTTAAGTATGGTATAACCTTCATGGCAACTACCATTTGGTGCTGGTAAAAAAAACCTGGTTTTCTCAGATATACTTCTAATGCTATAATTCAGAGGAGTCCATTACACATGATTCAAGTCGTTTTATTCGCACAGGCTTTGTTAAAAAGTCTGGCGGTTTTCCCCTGTATTCTTTTCCTATCAGCTTTCGGATTGGAATTCGTAAACTGTCAACTCCGGACGTGAAAGGAAACGATATGGGAGACGGGTAGTGCCAAGCCCTCTATTAACATGTAACGTTAATGAATCGATTTCATACGTGCCTTCCCGGTACTTTTCAGCGTATGGGGGAGTTACAAGGGCACCGGCAAAGGGGATTTGTACTTGTCCTCCGTGACTGTGACCGCTTATTTGATACTGGATGTCATAAGTCCTTGATGTGTCGGCAAGGTCAGGGGCATGCGAAAGCATAATGGTGAACACTTCATCAGGGATGCCCGATAGTGCTTTTTCAAAATCAGGTTTTCCTAGCATGGCATCATCAATCCCGGCAATGACTATTTCTTCAGCCGTTAATAAGGTAATCCTAGTTGAGGTATTTTGCAACATGGTAAAATGGGATTTTTCCATGATATCGCTGTAAATTTCTGAGCCATATCCCCCATGATCATGGTTACCGTAGATGCTGAATTTTCCAAGTGGCGCTTTGAGCTGATTTAAAACTAGAGGGATTTTCTGGTGATCCTTGTATTTATTAGGATGGTCCATCAAATCTCCGGTAAATAAAATAACATCAGGGTCCAGTTGGTTTATCTTATTGACAATTGCTTGTAAATCTTTAAGCTGAAATTGAAAGCCTAAATGCGTATCACTGAATTGGATCATTTTCATGCCATGAAAACCTTTTGGGATAAGAGGGTGGCTGATGATTTTATGCTTGATTTCTAACCATTTCGGTTCCAAATTATGGGCATAATAGTTTCCGCCAATACCCAAACCGGTTAAGGTAGCCAATGTACCAAGACTTTTCTTTAAGAATGTTCTTCTGGATATGGGTTTATTCAAATTAATCAACCTATCTAATATAAAAATGTTACTTCCTCATACTAACAAACAATATACATAAAATGAAGAAAATATCTTCTATGAGCATTTGAAAAACATGTAAACTGGGGTTTGATGAAACCGTATCCGGTTTGAAATTGAACATCTATACGGAGGTAACATGATGACCGAACCAATGTTTATTACACTGATTATACTTCTATGCGCGATTGCGCTTTTTATACAAGGGAAATTTCGAGCAGATTTAATTGCACTAAGTGCACTATCCATTCTGGGTTTACTGGGGATTCTTACATTGGATGAACTAGTGGCCGGGTTTGCGAATCAAGTGGTCATCATGCTGGCTGGGCTATTTATAGTCGGTGCCGGCTTGTTAAATACAGGAATCGTGGAAAAGGCAGGAAATAAGTTGTTGGGTTTATGTGGGGGCAGTGAATGGAAATCGCTGCTTATCGTCATGCTTACAGCAGGAATATTAAGTGCCTTTTTAAGCGGAACAGGAATTGTTTCCATACTGCTTCCGCTCGTTATGAGCATGGCCTTAAAACAAAAAACAAGTCCGACAAGGTATTTATTGCCACTTGCCTATGCAAGCAGTATAGGCGGGCTATTAACACTGACAGGTTCTCCCTCCAATATGATCGTTGCTGATGTATTACGGCAAAATGGAATAGGGACATTAGAATTTTTTGACTTTACACCCGTGGGCTTGATCGCCTTTGCAGCAGGGGTATTCTTCATGTTGACACTCGGACGCCTGTTGCTTCCAGAGAAGACGATAGCCGCGAACAATAGTGTCAAAGGGCTGTCTGCAGGGGAGCTTGCAGGCATGTACAAAGTATATGACAGATTGCATTACCTGCATATACCCGCTACTTCCGATATTGTTGGAGAAAGGCTGTCTGACCTCCAGCTTCCTATTCAGTATGAATTGACTTTGATTGAAATCCAGCGGAAGCCAAAGGATAAGCAATTACCGCTGTTGCAAAGACAGCTGACGATTTCTGCAAGGGCGGATGAGGTTCTTCATCCTGAAGATATCATTTTGGTGTTTGGAGAAGAAGAAGCAGTTGAGAGATTGGCACTCAACTATGAACTGGAGTTTAAACATTTCAATCCCGAACAAATAAAGAAACATTTTCTTAGCAGTAGATTTGGATTGACAGAAATATTGATCGTCCCGAACTCGGATTATGAAAATCAAACCTTGATAGATGTGCATTTTCGTGAGAAATACCAATGTAATGTGCTTGCAATCAATCGGAATGGCGAATATATTCAAGCGGATGTCGGAACGGAACGCCTTAAACCGGGGGATGCAATCCTGATACATGGGGAATGGGAGAACATTGAGAGGATTTCCTCGGATTTACAGGATGTCATCGTCATTGGAAGTACCTCGGAAGATGGCTCTCCAGTCAACTCCAAGGGCAAAGCATGGATTGCCTTGGGAATCACTGCATTGATGGTCATTTTATTATCGATGGAGGCTGTCCCTGCCGTACTATCGGTATTGACGGCCGCATTGTTGATGGTGATCAGTGGCTGTGTCCGTTCGATGGAGGATGCTTATCAAAAGATTAACTGGGAACCTGTTCTTTTGATTGCCGCCATGTTCGGAATAACGGCTGCATTGGATAATACGGGCGGAGTGAGGATGATAAGTGATTGGCTGGCCGTTTTATTCAGTAATATCGGGGCACACGGCATATTAGCGGTCTTTTACTTGCTGACACTGATCCTGAGCCAATTCATCCCGTATGGAGCCGCGACGGTAATCATGACGCCCATCGCACTGACATCTGCGGTGAATCAAGGCATCGATCCTCTTCCTGTGTTTATATGCCTTGCCGTTGCTGGCAGTTTGGCTTTATCGACTCCAAGGGTTGCCACTACCAACGCGCTTGTCATGACGGCGGGTGATTACAAGCATAAAGATTTCATCATGATCGGGATATCCATACAGATCTTCATCGGCGTTATCATGGTGATCACAATACCGTGGTTCTTCCCTTTTTGATAAGACATAAGGCATTGTTCATTTATGGACAATGCTTTTTCAATGTGTTTCTTTTCAAATGGATTGGATGAATGTGGTTCTGAAAAAAGAGTTATGTAGTAGGAATTTAAATTATTTATTATCAATGCAAGAAACTAATGGTATAATTTTGGCATATTGGTGTTTTCGTAATTAGGGGGAAGATGCATCATGGATACAGAAAAGATATTAAAGAATTTAGACAGGGTGACACCATTTTTTCAACCGATTTTCAGTGCAGATCAACATCAGGTAATCGGGTATGAAATTCTAGGGCGCTATGAGGAACAATCGGAATATAAAAGCCTTGGACCTTTTTTTCACGATTCTGCAGTGCCGGAAGAGTATAGGGTGGAAGTGGATAATTACGTACTTGAAATTGCTTTGGAGAGAATAAAAGACTATGGTGAAGATTTTCTTATCTTTATCAACAGAGATCCTAATTTGCTAATGCTGGATCATGGCGAAGAATTCATGGAGATTTTACATCGTCATTTTCAACCGGAGGAAATGCACCGGATCGTGCTGGAACTATCAGACACGATCAGTCCGGAAAACTTAGATCCTTTGCAGCATGTGCTTGCTTACTTTAAAACATATGGGATTAAGATAGCTTTAGATCATTTAGGACAAGATACGCAATTGGACCGAATCGCACAAATTTCTCCGAATATTTTAAAAGTTAACCTGGACCAGCTTCGCATTTCAGGTGGAGATGCCTATCAGGTCATCCTGTTTTCTCTAAGCATGCTTGCACGAAAAATCGGCGCTAATTTACTATTTGAGAACATTGAATCCGAATACCAGCTCCGTTTTGCATGGAAGAATGGGGGACGATATTATCAAGGGTATTTTTTGGCGAAGCCGGAAGGCGAATTCATTAATAAAGATTTACTTCGTGATAAATTCCATCAAGAATGTCAGTCATTCATTTCTTTAGAGACCAAGAAGCTTGAAGCGGTTTATCAAAAAACCTTGCAATTCAACGAGAATATGCAAAATTTCTTAAAACAGCAAAAGCGGAACGGCTCCCATGAAGAGTTTCTCAATATTTTGGCGAAAAAGTTGGATTCCGTATGTTTTCGGCTTTATATTTGTGATGAAGAGGGGTATCAAAAATCCCCCAATATCCTACATAAGGACGGGCAATGGCTAGTCCAACCTAGTTATATGAATAAAAATTGGAGCTGGAGACCTTATTTTCTCGAAAATATCGTAAAGATGCGCAATGAGAAAAAAGGAAGACTATCCGATTTATACAGTGATATCGAAACAGGGGAAACCATACGGACCTTTTCATACCCCCTGAATAATAAGGAATACATTTTCTGTGATCTTTCTTATAGTTATTTATATGAAAATGAAGCACTATTATAAAAAACGATTCATGAATATAATCGCTTTAAATGTGTAACGATAAGCAGAAATGATGCGCTTGGAGGAGACATATTTTGAGCACGTACATCTGGATTCTAATCATAATCGTTACAATCATGGCATTATATCTGCTCTTTTATACTTATTCTGTAGCAAGGGCACAGAAAGTGAAGGCCAGATATGATTCGACTATCGATGATTCTGTTAAAGAACATCCTTATTTAAAGAACCCGGTATTGGTTTCCCTTTTCGTCGGGACGATTTTGGTTGCCGGTTTTATCTTTTACTATGCTTTTCGATAATTGTGAGAAGGAGATTTCAATATCATGAAATCTCCTTTTTTATTGTGAAGAATGGGCAGTGGTATCAAGGTATCCCGGAGAATTTGATTTTGTAGTTTGGCTTTGATTATGACGGGTATTGAAAGGCATAGGCAAAAATCAGAACCATTGGGAGAAATTCTATAACAAGGAGATGATTGTAATGAGGAAATATCTAGTTGCATGTCTTGCCAGTATCCTTTTATTTTTCAGTGGAGGGTTCACAACTTCAGCGGAAGGCTTACATAGAGAGGAAGTACTATCTTTAGTACAAGATGCCATGGAGAACCAAGGTTCGATCAGTGAGGAAGTACGTACTAAGGAAGCGATTGAAGGGAAGTTGGATAAACACTTCACAGGTGATTTCATCAAGAAGTTTGTCGAAGCGAATGTAGTGGAAGTCGATGGCGGTTATATGGCATTTGGATCAGATTTCGCTCCGTATTATATCCCTTTTTTCAGTTACGACAAGAATACGGAAATTGTATATGGGAAAAACGGTGATGTCATTTATGTTCAGGAGGAATTCCAGGACATTGGGGACGGACCTGTATCGATGAAAAAACATGTTGAATCAGTTACCTTGAAAAAGGAAAATGATGTTTGGAAGGTTATGGATGTAAATTATGAAAGTGATAAAATGAAATAAAGCAAGTTTTTCTAAGTTGAAAAATATGGAGCTGAAATGAAGAAGTCTAGAGGAGGTCACTGCCTACTCTAGACTTTTTTTATATATTCAGTTCTTTTTTTATTTCGTCCAATTCAAAACCAACAATGGCTTTCCCGTCGATGACGACCGTTGGAGTGGAATAGGCGCCGTATTTATTCGTTAATTCTTTTCGGGCATGTCCATCTGCTTTAATATCCTTTTCTTTGTAAACGACATTATTATCATCAAAGAACATTTTCATGATTTTGCAGGGAGGGCAATCAGGTTGGGTGTATAGCGTAACGTCTTTCATTTCAATCCTCCATCTATGATTTAGGTAAGGTTTATTTTTTCATTATAGAGGATGCCGATACATTTGAATAGGAAAACACCCCTAGCACCCGTTCTACTTCCCTTTTTCCTGTTTTACCAGATAGTCTATCAATCCCATGGAACAAACGTTCAGGTCCATGGCGATGATTTCAAAAACAGGATGATCTGTGGTGATTCCTTTTTCGCCTAAATGAAAGGCGACTTCCGTGAAAATATTTTTACTGGTCGCTGCCACTCGTTCCTCAAAGCTCGCATATTCCCTGTAAGCCGATTTGGCAGTCGCAACAAATTTAGGCAGCCAGTAATGAAGTTGTTTATATACTTCCTTAGGGTTTTCAGAAACCCCATAATGGCCAAAATATATACGTTCGACGCCGATGCTTTCATACAATTCCGCTGCTGCAAGCATTGCTTCGGGGTTGAATTGGTTTGGCGATGTGGAAGGTAAGTAAAATTCCAGACCTTCTTCATCGAGTTCACGATAATAGATGCCTACGGTGTCACCTGAAAACATCCCTTTTGAAACCGAATCGAATATGCTTAAATGATGGTTTGCGTGCCCCGGAGTATCATAAAAGGTCAACTTTGAATTTTCACTTGTTTGCAGGGATTCCCGATCCTGTTTAATCAGCATTTTTTCAAACGGAATAGGTAAAATCGGATCGAAAAGCTTGTTGAATTCATCACCATATACTGCTTTAGCCCCAGCAATCAAACGTGTTGGATCTTCTAGATGACGTGCACCTTTTGGATGGACGATCACTTTTGCGTTCGGGCAATGCTGTAAAAAAAGTCCAGCTCCACCTGCATGGTCCAAATGAATATGGGTAAGAATGATATATGTAATATCTTCAAGGGCGATTCCCAAATGTTCGAGCCCCTTCATTAAGTGGGGGATGGAAGGGCTGGCGGAAGTTTCGACTAATGTGATGTCTTCATCGGCAATTACATATGTACCTGTACGATTTCTTCTATCCAAATCAAAACCATCAATCAATGAAATGCGATAACCAAGTTCACTAATGTTTTGCAACAGAATCTACCCCCTGAAAAATTTTTCATGTACAAAATCCATTCCTTATTTTATTCTGTTAATAGTGCCATGTAAAGAATGAAGTTTTAAATTATTCTGAATTTATTTCGGCGTGGTTACTGGATAGAAAAGTATGGTATAGTGAAACCTATCGAAAAGGTTTTATTCAGAAAGGAGAGGGAGTATGTCTCAATTACAGGGCATCCTTACCAGATTGAAAAGTCTTCAAGAGCAAGCGAAGGAATCTGAATCTGCTCAACGTTTTTTTGAAATAGATGGTGTGAAAAAGTGCCAGGTTACATATTTCAGCAAAACAGAAATGTTCGAGCTTGAAGTATACAGTGATAAAGGGAAATCATCCAAATATCAATTTGATAATATTGATATGATTACCATTGAAATCTTTGATCTTCTTCAATCTTAAAAAAATCACGAAAAGCCGCCCTCCTTTGGAAGCGGCTTTTTTATTGTGAATGAAGCAGTGAAAATTACACATCTTATTAATTGGAGGGATGTAAAATGAAAAATCCAATGGTAATATGCCCAGCATGCGGTGAGGAAAGAGAAATGGATGATGTATTAACGGCACAATCCAACCAAAATGTAATTTATCAATGCCCGGAATGCGGTTTTAAACAGGTTAATATCAAAACTAGTAAAGGCTAAAAATCTCTTGCGGACATCCTGCCGATTGGGATTTTATTGGTCTAGGAATGAGCCTTTTCTGCTTACATATGTTAAACTATAGAAAGAGCTGTATATAAAAACATATGGTAAGGGGTTTTAACATGATCGGTACTCATGATGGGGATTTATTGGAATCCAGCGTTAAAGACTTAATGATTTCTTCTGAACGCGTGGCCCACGTGCAGGTAACCAATAATTTAGAACATGCACTATTGGTATTAACAAAGAGCGGTTATACGGCCATTCCTGTGTTAGATCCGATGTATAAACTGCATGGTTTAATTAGCACACCAGTCATTCTTGATTCAATCTTGGGACTGGAACGAATTGAATTTGATAATCTTGAGAATAAAAAAGTTTCCGAAATAATGAATATAGAAATACCTCGCCTGCATATTGATGATACATTGACAAAGGGTGTGGAATTGTTGATTGATCATCCTTTTGTCTGTGTGGAGAATGACGAACATGTATTTGAAGGTATCTTAACGAGAAGAGCAATCCTGAAAAAGGTATTTAAACAAAATACACCCGATAAATAAGTAAGGCTTAAAAAGATGGTTAACCTCAAGACTCGCCAGTTGGCGAGTTTTCTTGTTTTTACATATTTGATCCAGCTAGTGGTAAAGTCTATAAACAGTTAGGGTCTTTGGGGAGGAATGCTGAAATTGGGCCAAGAAGTGAATAGTGCTAAGGTGCAGAATAAAAAATTGAAACGTCCCTTCATATTAGCTGCGATCATGTTGGCTATGTTTATGAATGCTATTGAAGGAACGATTGTGTCAACGGCAATGCCAGCCATTGTAAGTGATTTAGGCGGTTTTTCACTTTACAGCTGGGTATTTTCAGGTTATTTGCTCATGAACGCGGTAACAGTCTTGATATATGGAAAGCTATCGGATATTCTCGGGAGAAAACCTGTTTTATTATTTGGAATCATTGTCTTCCTTATTGGCTCCCTTCTCTGCGGCTTTGCAGATTCTATGACGGAACTCATCATATATCGCTTTATACAAGGTTTTGGGGCTGGGGCTGTCGCTCCTGTGGCTTCGACAATTGTTGGCGATATTTATAAAAATGAAGAGAGGGCACGCGTACAAGGGTATCTATCGAGCGTGTGGGGCATTTCGGCTGTCATGGGGCCAGCTTTGGGCGGCTTGCTCGTTGAATCCCTGACTTGGAAGCTTGTCTTCTGGGTAAATATCCCTTTGGGCTTATTATCTTTTATTGGTATTTGGTTTTTCCTTCATGAAAATATCGAAAAGAAAAAACGTGATATCGATTACCTAGGTGCAACGCTATTGACGTTATCCATATCCACTCTTATGGTGATTCTCGTAGAAGGAGGAGTGAAATGGTCATGGGCTTCAGCTCCGGTCATATCCTTGGCATTAGTGGCCATCATCACCTTCATCTTCTTCATTCTTCAGGAAAAGAAAGCAGCCGAACCGATGATGCCATTTGAAATTTGGCAGGAGCGTTCCATTCTGATTGCCAATCTTGTATCCCTGACGACAGGGGTGATGATGATCGGATTATCAAGTTTCCTCCCGACCTTCGTTCAGGGCGTGATGGAACGCTCGCCTACGGTAGCTGGTTTTACATTGACAGCCATGTCAATTGGCTGGCCGATCGCATCAATGGTCTCTGGCAGGTTATTGATGAAAATAGGATTCAAATCAACCTCCCTCCTTGGAGGGTGTTCATTGATCCTTGGGAGCTTGATCCTAGTGTGGATGAAGCCGGAAGCTGGGCCCCTTATTGCTGCCATGGGATCCTTCTTTGTCGGAGTGGGCATGGGCTTGACTTCAACCTCATTCATTGTCGTCATTCAAAAAACCGTCAGCTGGGAACGAAGGGGCATTGCTACAGCTTCCAATATGTTCATGCGTAATTTAGGGAATACTGTAGGTGCTGCATTACTTGGAGGAATCATGAATATGAGGCTTCAGGCCTACTTGAACGAGCATGCGCCAGCCGGCTCGGGAGTGACGATAGATACGGCGAATAAACTGTTGAACAGTGAAGAACGCATGTCGCTTCCAGAAAACGTTGTAAATGTTTTACAGGAAGGACTTACATTGTCTTTACAGACGATTTATCTTATTGTCCTGGTCTTCTCTATAATCAGCTTCCTATTACTTACGAGACTAAGAAAGAATAAGAAGGAATAGCGAAAAAAGGCAGACTCCTTAAATGGAGTTTGCAGTCAAGAGACAGATGGCTAACAAATTCATTGCCTTCTCAGAGATTGAATTAACAAGCAGGCCACCGCAAAAGCCACCGAAAAGGGTAAATGGGATTAAATGGAGGGCATCCTTCAATTTTAGCTATTTTTTCTTGAATAAAGTATAAAAGCTAGAAAAAGAAGAAAACATATTGGGAAATTTGACTGAACCAATAACCTGGTGTATGGGTAAACCTATCAAAAGAAGGGATGTCATTCCGATAAGGCCGCCGCCCCCAGCCAATGTACCGACGAAGGATGCTGCAGAACTGA
This sequence is a window from Brevibacillus sp. JNUCC-41. Protein-coding genes within it:
- a CDS encoding glutaredoxin family protein, with the translated sequence MKDVTLYTQPDCPPCKIMKMFFDDNNVVYKEKDIKADGHARKELTNKYGAYSTPTVVIDGKAIVGFELDEIKKELNI
- a CDS encoding TSUP family transporter, which gives rise to MTIILLLVISSAASFVGTLAGGGGLIGMTSLLLIGLPIHQVIGSVKFPNMFSSFSSFYTLFKKK
- a CDS encoding metallophosphoesterase — protein: MNKPISRRTFLKKSLGTLATLTGLGIGGNYYAHNLEPKWLEIKHKIISHPLIPKGFHGMKMIQFSDTHLGFQFQLKDLQAIVNKINQLDPDVILFTGDLMDHPNKYKDHQKIPLVLNQLKAPLGKFSIYGNHDHGGYGSEIYSDIMEKSHFTMLQNTSTRITLLTAEEIVIAGIDDAMLGKPDFEKALSGIPDEVFTIMLSHAPDLADTSRTYDIQYQISGHSHGGQVQIPFAGALVTPPYAEKYREGTYEIDSLTLHVNRGLGTTRLPYRFLSRPELTVYEFQSES
- a CDS encoding YkyB family protein produces the protein MNQTKGHSERDEFSINSLAQAVFIVNKHAKTALEPKNLYNLKRLALSKLMQEGKAKKIGLHFSDNPRFAAQQSDVIVECGSYVFHLPPTKEDLKKLPHLGSRAASIRNPKAALSLSKAKQILQTYVGQAGEKLPNNANTEKRAHGRGSVKQPFHNPFPSSFLGKGSKY
- a CDS encoding SLC13 family permease; protein product: MTEPMFITLIILLCAIALFIQGKFRADLIALSALSILGLLGILTLDELVAGFANQVVIMLAGLFIVGAGLLNTGIVEKAGNKLLGLCGGSEWKSLLIVMLTAGILSAFLSGTGIVSILLPLVMSMALKQKTSPTRYLLPLAYASSIGGLLTLTGSPSNMIVADVLRQNGIGTLEFFDFTPVGLIAFAAGVFFMLTLGRLLLPEKTIAANNSVKGLSAGELAGMYKVYDRLHYLHIPATSDIVGERLSDLQLPIQYELTLIEIQRKPKDKQLPLLQRQLTISARADEVLHPEDIILVFGEEEAVERLALNYELEFKHFNPEQIKKHFLSSRFGLTEILIVPNSDYENQTLIDVHFREKYQCNVLAINRNGEYIQADVGTERLKPGDAILIHGEWENIERISSDLQDVIVIGSTSEDGSPVNSKGKAWIALGITALMVILLSMEAVPAVLSVLTAALLMVISGCVRSMEDAYQKINWEPVLLIAAMFGITAALDNTGGVRMISDWLAVLFSNIGAHGILAVFYLLTLILSQFIPYGAATVIMTPIALTSAVNQGIDPLPVFICLAVAGSLALSTPRVATTNALVMTAGDYKHKDFIMIGISIQIFIGVIMVITIPWFFPF
- the cbpB gene encoding cyclic-di-AMP-binding protein CbpB gives rise to the protein MIGTHDGDLLESSVKDLMISSERVAHVQVTNNLEHALLVLTKSGYTAIPVLDPMYKLHGLISTPVILDSILGLERIEFDNLENKKVSEIMNIEIPRLHIDDTLTKGVELLIDHPFVCVENDEHVFEGILTRRAILKKVFKQNTPDK
- a CDS encoding MDR family MFS transporter — its product is MGQEVNSAKVQNKKLKRPFILAAIMLAMFMNAIEGTIVSTAMPAIVSDLGGFSLYSWVFSGYLLMNAVTVLIYGKLSDILGRKPVLLFGIIVFLIGSLLCGFADSMTELIIYRFIQGFGAGAVAPVASTIVGDIYKNEERARVQGYLSSVWGISAVMGPALGGLLVESLTWKLVFWVNIPLGLLSFIGIWFFLHENIEKKKRDIDYLGATLLTLSISTLMVILVEGGVKWSWASAPVISLALVAIITFIFFILQEKKAAEPMMPFEIWQERSILIANLVSLTTGVMMIGLSSFLPTFVQGVMERSPTVAGFTLTAMSIGWPIASMVSGRLLMKIGFKSTSLLGGCSLILGSLILVWMKPEAGPLIAAMGSFFVGVGMGLTSTSFIVVIQKTVSWERRGIATASNMFMRNLGNTVGAALLGGIMNMRLQAYLNEHAPAGSGVTIDTANKLLNSEERMSLPENVVNVLQEGLTLSLQTIYLIVLVFSIISFLLLTRLRKNKKE
- a CDS encoding fluoride efflux transporter FluC, with the translated sequence MDRFKSFLAVGFGGAAGAILRYCVILTAGHSFFPFGTLLINIVGSFLLGMINGYFASKKKSLVFLALGSGFCGGFTTMSTFSQEVVNLLQTSLALAGLYIGATLLFGLVAGFFGLGLFNRRRGESL
- a CDS encoding DUF3993 domain-containing protein, encoding MRKYLVACLASILLFFSGGFTTSAEGLHREEVLSLVQDAMENQGSISEEVRTKEAIEGKLDKHFTGDFIKKFVEANVVEVDGGYMAFGSDFAPYYIPFFSYDKNTEIVYGKNGDVIYVQEEFQDIGDGPVSMKKHVESVTLKKENDVWKVMDVNYESDKMK
- a CDS encoding EAL domain-containing protein — protein: MDTEKILKNLDRVTPFFQPIFSADQHQVIGYEILGRYEEQSEYKSLGPFFHDSAVPEEYRVEVDNYVLEIALERIKDYGEDFLIFINRDPNLLMLDHGEEFMEILHRHFQPEEMHRIVLELSDTISPENLDPLQHVLAYFKTYGIKIALDHLGQDTQLDRIAQISPNILKVNLDQLRISGGDAYQVILFSLSMLARKIGANLLFENIESEYQLRFAWKNGGRYYQGYFLAKPEGEFINKDLLRDKFHQECQSFISLETKKLEAVYQKTLQFNENMQNFLKQQKRNGSHEEFLNILAKKLDSVCFRLYICDEEGYQKSPNILHKDGQWLVQPSYMNKNWSWRPYFLENIVKMRNEKKGRLSDLYSDIETGETIRTFSYPLNNKEYIFCDLSYSYLYENEALL
- a CDS encoding MBL fold metallo-hydrolase; the protein is MQNISELGYRISLIDGFDLDRRNRTGTYVIADEDITLVETSASPSIPHLMKGLEHLGIALEDITYIILTHIHLDHAGGAGLFLQHCPNAKVIVHPKGARHLEDPTRLIAGAKAVYGDEFNKLFDPILPIPFEKMLIKQDRESLQTSENSKLTFYDTPGHANHHLSIFDSVSKGMFSGDTVGIYYRELDEEGLEFYLPSTSPNQFNPEAMLAAAELYESIGVERIYFGHYGVSENPKEVYKQLHYWLPKFVATAKSAYREYASFEERVAATSKNIFTEVAFHLGEKGITTDHPVFEIIAMDLNVCSMGLIDYLVKQEKGK
- the crcB gene encoding fluoride efflux transporter CrcB encodes the protein MIEVLSVFIGGFFGAASRYVLQIIFNRLLPAISIPISILLINLIGSFGLGLALPQKESWSLSLQVFLTIGFLGAFTTFSTFSMETLELIRKHRYIDSLIYITVSVLGCIGTFLCGYLSMV
- a CDS encoding YkuJ family protein — translated: MSQLQGILTRLKSLQEQAKESESAQRFFEIDGVKKCQVTYFSKTEMFELEVYSDKGKSSKYQFDNIDMITIEIFDLLQS